Below is a genomic region from bacterium.
TGTTTCTATTTTAAACTTTCTTGCCAAATTAGTAGGCAGTAAATTCCGCTTCCAATATAAACCAGTAGATTTTTCCAAAGATATACCTAAGAATAAAGTGGATTGTGCTTTATGTCTTTTAGATGATCCAGATATAGCTATTCCTAAACCATTAGAAATAGATACAGATTGTTATGAAGGGTTAGCTGATGTGGAAGTTGGCGATATAGTAATTAAAACTGGACGTACTACTGGCGTAACACTTGGCACTGTACGAGCTACAAATTATGAATGTCGTGTTGCTATGAATAAAGAAATGACTGAATTTGCTTATTTTGAAGATCAATTATTAATTGAACATATACCAGATAAATTTAGTGCACCTGGTGATTCTGGCTCTGGTGTTGGTAAGACTATCGAAGGAAATTTATATTTAGTTGGTTTATTATTTGCAGGAAGTGATAAAGTCACTGTTGTCAATAAGATTTATAATGTTTTTGAAGCTTTACATTTGAATCCAGATTCACTAGTAAGAAATGAGGTGTAAATATGAAGGAAATCTTGGACAAAATTTTAAATAGGATTAGAGATACAATCTTAATAAAAAACGAACGTTATGGAAATTCATTTCAGCAAACTATTGAAGAATATGGGCCAATAGCGCTTCTTATTCGTTTAACAGATAAGTTGAACAGGCTAAAAACTGCATATAAACATCGTGAAAGTATGGAAGATACATTATTGGACATCGCAGGTTATGCGATATTAGGCTTGATTGAAATAGAAAATAAGAAAAAAGAAAAATGAAAATAGGAAACGGCATCTATTTTGTTTTTCTTAATGGTAAACATATTTTAACAAAAAAAGTAAAGGATAATGAAGGTAAAAATTATTTCCCTTCAGGAATTCCAATACCATTGACGGAATTTACCATAGAAGAAAAAGAAAATAAAATAATGTTTATTTATAAACATTTACCTTTTTATGACATTTTAGAACCAATATCAAAAGCTGCTTTTAAAGGCAAAATCTTCTCGTATGGAAAAGAATGGTTTGATTTTATACTTATCAAATATGAGGGATAAAAATGAAGAAAGAAGATAGAATTTGTTTATATTTCTTCAGTTATAGATTTCAAAATTGTGAATACCGAAGATTCTTTGTAGATGGCCTTTTCCACTGTCTTTGCAGTAATGGTGAATGCAAGGAGTGTATGGAAAGATATTCCAAACCAAAAAGTGAATTAGATCCAAATTTATTGGAATTGTTAAAGGAAATAAATCTCAAAATAAAGGGTAAATAAGATGCAACAAGTAATGAAATGTAAAATTTGTAATAATATAATTGAATGTAAATTTCAATTTGATAAATTGACGGGCGAAAGGGTAATAATTTGCCCTAATTGTCAAGCACGTTATTTAAGATGCGGCGGCAATCCAATTGACATTACATCTGAACCTGATAAAATAAAAATTGTATGGAGATAAGAATATGAAAGAAAAACATAGAACTAATAGAAGAGAACATTTAGTTAGAATTTTAAGAAGAAGTAGAATTTTAGAAGAAAAGCCATATAAAGGCACAATGATTCATAAAAATAAAACTAAATATAACAGAAAAAAAGAAAAAATAGAAATAAGAAAACAAATTGATGAATATTGGGAGGAAGATTATGAATAATTTTGATAAAATTTTTGATTTCATTATAAAAGCAGAAGGTTTTTATTCACACCATGTACACGATGTAGGAATAGGTTTTTATGGTATTACGGAAAGATGGCATCCCGAAGTTTTCAAAGAACTTGAAAAAGTGAATTTCAATAAAGAAATTTGTAAGGAAATTGCCTATAATTTCTACT
It encodes:
- a CDS encoding DUF1599 domain-containing protein, with the protein product MKEILDKILNRIRDTILIKNERYGNSFQQTIEEYGPIALLIRLTDKLNRLKTAYKHRESMEDTLLDIAGYAILGLIEIENKKKEK